A portion of the Desulfovibrio oxyclinae DSM 11498 genome contains these proteins:
- a CDS encoding Dabb family protein, protein MVKHVVMWKLKEEAEGADAKTNAAKMKEMLEALQGQIEGLLSLSVSTDVFLSAPETDVVLFSEHESREALETYQTHPLHVACVDFVKKVVSDRRVVDCEL, encoded by the coding sequence GTGGTCAAACACGTAGTAATGTGGAAACTCAAGGAAGAAGCCGAGGGCGCGGACGCCAAGACGAACGCAGCCAAAATGAAGGAAATGCTGGAAGCCCTGCAAGGTCAGATCGAAGGCCTGCTGAGCCTGAGTGTTTCCACCGACGTCTTCCTTTCCGCACCGGAGACCGATGTGGTGCTCTTTTCCGAGCACGAGAGCCGCGAGGCACTGGAAACGTATCAGACGCATCCGTTGCACGTTGCCTGCGTGGACTTCGTGAAGAAGGTCGTTAGCGATCGCCGGGTGGTGGACTGCGAACTGTAG
- a CDS encoding ATP-binding protein — MEGGFEPHPWKVLVVDDEEEVHQATRLVLSDYEFAGRRLEFLSAYTGEEAKRIIDENEDTALVLLDVVMEDARAGLEVARYIRHDAKNRLVRIVLRTGQPGQAPEREVITDYDINDYKQKTELTSTKLFTTITTAIRSYRDLLAVDESRRSMNLLAMSVAHQIRNRTMAIAGFANILKRNISPDDGQGKYLESIVEESGRLEEVVGAVNAYSTCGPPELTKTQLLPLVENAVERFVTAAGQREREYALEMRTSASLGMADARMLSRALDALFENVLDFVEGGELVVVLQSDVQGTVLEILDRGPGIASQHMPHVFDPLFSTKPDGVGMGLCMMRKVGLEHGWDVVLANRPSGGIRAGYVIPRVEEEA; from the coding sequence ATGGAGGGCGGGTTTGAACCGCATCCGTGGAAAGTGCTGGTTGTGGACGACGAGGAGGAGGTTCATCAGGCCACGCGACTAGTCCTATCCGACTATGAGTTCGCCGGCCGCCGTCTGGAATTCCTNAGCGCCTATACCGGCGAAGAGGCCAAACGGATCATCGATGAGAACGAAGACACCGCGCTGGTGCTTCTCGACGTGGTCATGGAGGATGCGAGGGCCGGGCTGGAGGTGGCGCGCTATATTCGCCACGATGCCAAAAACAGGCTTGTGCGCATTGTGCTGCGCACCGGTCAGCCGGGACAGGCTCCGGAGCGCGAAGTCATCACCGACTATGACATCAACGACTACAAGCAGAAGACCGAGCTGACGTCCACCAAGCTTTTTACCACCATCACCACGGCCATCCGCTCTTACCGCGACCTTCTTGCGGTGGATGAATCCCGCCGCAGCATGAATCTGCTGGCCATGTCAGTGGCGCATCAGATCCGTAACCGGACCATGGCCATTGCGGGCTTTGCCAATATCCTCAAAAGAAACATCTCTCCTGACGACGGGCAGGGCAAGTACCTCGAATCCATCGTGGAGGAATCGGGCCGACTGGAAGAGGTGGTTGGTGCCGTCAACGCCTATTCCACATGCGGCCCGCCGGAGTTGACCAAGACGCAACTGCTGCCTCTGGTGGAGAATGCGGTGGAGCGCTTCGTCACCGCTGCCGGACAACGGGAGCGCGAGTACGCTCTGGAAATGCGAACCTCTGCCTCTCTCGGCATGGCGGACGCCCGGATGCTTTCCAGGGCGTTGGACGCACTGTTCGAGAATGTGCTGGATTTCGTCGAAGGCGGCGAACTCGTTGTGGTGCTGCAAAGCGATGTGCAAGGCACGGTGCTGGAGATACTGGATCGCGGACCCGGCATTGCGAGCCAGCACATGCCGCACGTCTTCGATCCGCTTTTCTCCACTAAGCCGGACGGTGTGGGGATGGGGCTTTGCATGATGCGCAAGGTCGGGCTGGAGCACGGGTGGGACGTGGTCCTTGCCAACAGGCCGAGCGGGGGCATCCGCGCCGGATACGTCATCCCCAGAGTCGAGGAGGAGGCATGA
- a CDS encoding LutC/YkgG family protein: protein MAKKEQNTELVEQFRTKAELVSATVKDMSGMDEALQYVVELCDSKDACQLLLSGCGENLSDGAEGLCETIAQKTICAPELPKAQYGKLKKLADEKGFNCIDKGMRENLGGIDIGVTRINHGIAETGSLVLESCREEVRIATMLAEIHVAILKKSDIFPDAFAAQDYLKKEMKKDADYHAFITGASRTADIERVLALGVHGPLELHILLLEG, encoded by the coding sequence ATGGCTAAAAAAGAACAAAACACCGAACTGGTGGAACAGTTCCGCACCAAAGCGGAACTAGTCTCTGCCACCGTCAAGGACATGTCCGGCATGGACGAGGCTCTGCAGTACGTTGTGGAGCTTTGTGACAGCAAGGACGCTTGTCAGCTGCTGCTCTCTGGTTGCGGAGAGAACCTGTCTGACGGAGCGGAAGGTCTTTGCGAAACCATCGCCCAGAAGACCATCTGTGCGCCGGAACTGCCCAAAGCCCAGTACGGCAAGCTCAAGAAGCTGGCCGACGAGAAGGGCTTCAACTGTATCGACAAGGGCATGCGCGAGAACCTCGGCGGCATCGACATCGGAGTGACCCGGATCAATCACGGCATCGCCGAGACCGGTTCCCTCGTGCTCGAATCCTGCAGGGAAGAAGTCCGCATCGCCACGATGCTGGCCGAAATCCACGTGGCTATTCTCAAGAAGTCCGACATCTTTCCCGACGCCTTCGCCGCTCAGGACTACCTGAAGAAGGAAATGAAGAAGGATGCCGATTACCACGCCTTCATCACCGGCGCGAGCCGCACTGCGGACATCGAGCGGGTGCTGGCCCTGGGCGTGCACGGACCTCTGGAACTCCACATTCTGCTCCTGGAGGGTTAA
- the ldhH gene encoding L-lactate dehydrogenase (quinone) large subunit LdhH, producing the protein MQHAKDLKEYREDMQEALENEFLRTTLDNFAIAYKAGRANAFKDFDVDQLVEDVACSKDSAAARIPELYEEFKKVAEAAGAHVHLAKDADEANRIIADIAKKTKSKKIVKSKSMTAEETLLNHVLEDEGLEVTETDLGEWIIQLRHEGPTHMVMPAIHLSRHQVKDLFTKVTGKEQDAEIQKLVKVARRELRRKYVEADMGITGGNFAIAETGSIGLVTNEGNARLVSTLPRVHVALMGVDKLVPTLEDALKILKVLPRNATGQAITSYVTWITGRNECAAAEDEKKELHFVFLDNGRLEMAKDPVFGQVLRCVRCGACANVCPVYRIVGGHKMGHIYIGAIGLILTYFFHGKEKAKNLVQNCINCEACKDICAGGIDLPGLIKEIHARIQDEDGHSLPSVLLGKVMKNRRLFHGLLKAAKFARPAVSDNEGYLRHLPMMFAKDQGFRALPSVADHAFRDRWKELKPQVNAPKYRVALFSGCVQDFVYPEQMEACTELLGQNSVEVDFPMDQSCCGLPLMMMGEKKTAEDVAVQNMRAFEGGQYDYIITMCASCAAHLKHNYKKLVGKNPRLSMQADKFGEKIIDFSTFMNDVLKVDASDFTGSTQKATYHAPCHLCRGLDVHEAPRELISKAGLEYVECDEEEVCCGFGGTFSVKFPELSEQLLKNKLNNVEKTGAGVLLTDCPGCIMQLRGGLKKRGSDIKVRHVAEALADASKKK; encoded by the coding sequence ATGCAGCATGCCAAAGATCTGAAAGAGTACCGCGAAGACATGCAGGAAGCGCTGGAAAACGAATTCCTGCGCACCACGCTCGACAACTTCGCAATCGCATACAAGGCCGGCCGCGCCAACGCGTTCAAGGACTTCGACGTGGACCAGCTGGTCGAAGACGTCGCATGTTCAAAGGACAGCGCCGCCGCACGTATCCCCGAACTCTATGAAGAGTTCAAGAAGGTCGCTGAAGCGGCCGGTGCCCACGTGCATCTGGCCAAGGACGCCGACGAGGCCAACCGCATCATCGCGGACATCGCCAAGAAGACGAAGTCCAAGAAGATCGTCAAATCCAAGTCCATGACCGCAGAGGAAACCCTGCTGAACCATGTGCTGGAAGACGAAGGCCTCGAAGTCACCGAGACCGACCTCGGCGAATGGATCATCCAGCTTCGTCACGAGGGCCCGACCCATATGGTCATGCCTGCCATCCACCTTTCCCGCCATCAGGTGAAGGACCTCTTCACCAAGGTCACGGGCAAGGAACAGGACGCAGAGATTCAGAAGCTCGTCAAGGTCGCCCGTCGCGAACTTCGCCGCAAGTACGTCGAAGCCGACATGGGCATCACCGGCGGCAACTTCGCCATCGCCGAGACCGGCTCCATCGGTCTGGTGACCAACGAAGGCAACGCCCGCCTCGTGAGCACCCTGCCGCGCGTCCACGTTGCCCTGATGGGTGTGGACAAGCTGGTGCCGACCCTCGAAGACGCGCTGAAGATTCTCAAGGTTCTGCCGCGCAATGCCACCGGTCAGGCCATCACGTCCTACGTGACCTGGATCACCGGTCGCAACGAGTGCGCCGCCGCTGAAGACGAAAAGAAGGAACTCCACTTCGTGTTCCTCGACAACGGTCGTCTGGAAATGGCCAAGGATCCCGTCTTCGGTCAGGTCCTTCGCTGCGTGCGCTGCGGCGCCTGCGCCAACGTGTGCCCGGTCTACCGCATCGTCGGCGGCCACAAGATGGGTCACATCTACATCGGCGCCATCGGCCTCATCCTGACCTACTTCTTCCACGGAAAGGAAAAAGCCAAGAACCTCGTCCAGAACTGCATCAACTGCGAAGCCTGCAAGGACATCTGCGCGGGCGGCATCGATCTGCCGGGACTGATCAAGGAAATCCACGCCCGGATTCAGGACGAAGACGGCCACTCCCTGCCCAGCGTGCTGCTCGGCAAGGTCATGAAGAACCGCAGGCTGTTCCACGGTCTGCTCAAGGCAGCCAAGTTCGCCCGTCCGGCCGTGTCTGACAACGAAGGCTACCTGCGCCACCTGCCCATGATGTTCGCCAAGGACCAGGGCTTCCGCGCGCTGCCTTCCGTTGCCGACCACGCCTTCCGCGACCGCTGGAAGGAACTCAAGCCGCAGGTCAACGCGCCCAAATACCGCGTGGCCCTGTTCTCCGGCTGCGTTCAGGACTTCGTCTACCCCGAGCAGATGGAAGCCTGCACCGAGCTTCTGGGACAGAACAGCGTGGAAGTGGACTTCCCGATGGATCAGTCCTGCTGCGGCCTGCCGCTGATGATGATGGGCGAGAAGAAGACCGCCGAAGACGTGGCCGTGCAGAACATGCGCGCATTCGAAGGCGGACAGTACGACTACATCATCACCATGTGCGCCTCCTGCGCCGCGCACCTGAAGCACAACTACAAGAAGCTGGTCGGCAAGAACCCGCGTCTGTCCATGCAGGCCGACAAGTTCGGTGAGAAGATCATCGACTTCAGTACCTTCATGAACGACGTGCTCAAGGTGGACGCTTCCGACTTCACCGGTTCCACCCAGAAAGCCACCTACCACGCACCGTGCCACCTGTGCCGCGGTCTGGACGTGCATGAAGCTCCGCGCGAGCTCATCAGCAAGGCCGGTCTGGAATACGTGGAGTGCGACGAAGAGGAAGTCTGCTGCGGCTTTGGCGGAACCTTCTCCGTGAAGTTCCCCGAGCTGTCCGAGCAGCTGCTCAAGAACAAGCTGAACAACGTTGAGAAAACCGGTGCCGGCGTCCTGCTGACCGACTGCCCGGGCTGCATCATGCAGCTTCGCGGCGGCCTGAAGAAGCGTGGATCCGACATCAAGGTGCGGCACGTGGCCGAGGCTCTGGCCGACGCCAGCAAGAAGAAGTAG
- a CDS encoding cyclic 2,3-diphosphoglycerate synthase — protein sequence MAKTVIIMGAAGRDFHNFNMLYRNNPGYRVAAFTASQIDGIDNRHYPASLAGHGYSKGIPIRPETELETLIAAHQADVVLFSYSDVPHEYVMHCASQVQACGADFVLAGARSTMLRSNRPVIAVCAVRTGCGKSQTTRALVEILRNQGLNPAVVRHPMPYGDLSLQAVQRFETHEDFDTHHCTLEEREEYEPLVDMGATVWSGVDSEAVLRQAEADADIILWDGGNNDTPFFAPDVHITLLDPHRPGHELSYYPGETNLLMADVAVIAKTDTASDEGIVRVESNVRRMNPSATMVRVASPVVLDAPEAVQGKRVLVVEDGPTLTHGEMSEGAGVVAARKAGAAELVDPRNCAMGSIREVFDKHPHIGPVLPAMGYGKPQIADLEATINACECDAVVLGTPADLRRVLSVEKQVVRATYSHADSGEPTLQSIVTALLDKKCPEWRRTRN from the coding sequence GTGGCGAAAACGGTCATCATCATGGGCGCGGCAGGCAGGGACTTTCACAACTTCAACATGCTCTACCGCAACAATCCCGGGTACCGCGTGGCAGCCTTCACCGCCTCGCAGATCGACGGCATCGACAACAGACACTATCCCGCCTCGCTGGCCGGTCACGGCTACTCCAAAGGCATCCCGATTCGTCCGGAGACCGAACTGGAAACGCTTATCGCCGCCCATCAGGCCGACGTGGTCCTGTTTTCCTACTCGGACGTGCCTCACGAATACGTCATGCACTGCGCCTCGCAAGTTCAGGCCTGCGGTGCCGACTTCGTGCTGGCGGGGGCTCGGTCCACCATGCTGCGCTCTAATCGACCCGTGATAGCGGTCTGCGCAGTCCGCACCGGGTGTGGCAAGTCCCAGACCACGCGGGCACTCGTGGAAATACTTCGAAATCAGGGGCTCAATCCCGCCGTGGTGCGCCACCCCATGCCGTACGGCGATCTCTCGCTACAGGCGGTGCAACGCTTCGAGACCCATGAGGATTTCGACACCCACCACTGCACGCTGGAGGAACGCGAAGAGTACGAACCTCTTGTGGACATGGGCGCTACGGTATGGTCCGGCGTGGATTCCGAAGCCGTTCTGCGTCAGGCCGAGGCAGACGCGGATATAATCCTCTGGGACGGCGGAAACAACGATACGCCGTTCTTTGCCCCCGACGTGCACATCACCCTGCTCGACCCGCACAGGCCCGGCCATGAACTGTCCTACTATCCCGGTGAAACCAACCTGCTCATGGCGGATGTGGCTGTCATCGCCAAGACCGACACCGCCTCCGATGAAGGGATCGTCCGGGTCGAATCGAACGTTCGACGCATGAATCCTTCGGCGACGATGGTGCGCGTCGCCTCCCCCGTAGTGCTTGACGCTCCGGAAGCCGTTCAGGGCAAACGCGTCCTCGTGGTTGAAGACGGCCCCACGCTCACCCACGGGGAAATGTCGGAAGGCGCAGGCGTCGTCGCCGCCCGCAAAGCCGGTGCCGCGGAGCTTGTCGATCCGCGAAACTGCGCCATGGGCTCTATCAGGGAAGTGTTCGATAAGCATCCGCACATTGGCCCGGTGCTTCCGGCCATGGGTTACGGCAAGCCACAGATAGCCGACCTTGAGGCGACCATCAACGCCTGCGAGTGTGATGCAGTCGTATTGGGCACGCCCGCAGACCTGCGTCGCGTGCTTTCAGTCGAGAAACAGGTGGTCCGGGCAACGTATTCCCACGCCGACAGTGGCGAGCCGACGCTGCAATCTATCGTCACGGCGCTGCTTGACAAGAAGTGCCCGGAATGGAGACGCACCCGGAACTGA
- a CDS encoding methyl-accepting chemotaxis protein: MIVGALLGALAALACGIGWAYHHYLLRPMDRLDNWATKVATGDFGEAAPEMGGSAGRFAEHLKDVVDQLKHNKGYLQGVLNGLPIPCATVDTDQNITFLNRECLQMMSLDRDPAEYHGRNLSQVFYKDDRDALIKKCMTTGEKWHNVEATFRADDGRDVPVLANLCPLTDLDGKIVGGMCLYLDMTEMRERERQITEQNECLGTAAFEARDISDRLAAAAEQLSRAVASAQEGAAEQRERTSETATAMEEMNATVGEVAQHANAAAESADTAQQQAQSGSGIVAEVVSAIHEVQSNADTLKESMVVLGTQAEDIGKVLVVIEDIADQTNLLALNAAIEAARAGEAGRGFAVVADEVRKLAEKTMQATKEVGEAIVAIQDGAKQNVGATEKAAQSVLRSTELATDSGQALERIVTECEQTADRVRSIATAAEQQSAASEQINRATLEVSEIAGKVDEAMEHSAYSVQELSELASSLVGLINQMKTEESAGKK; this comes from the coding sequence ATGATCGTTGGAGCTCTGCTTGGCGCACTGGCCGCGCTGGCTTGCGGGATCGGCTGGGCGTATCATCATTACCTTCTGCGGCCCATGGACAGGCTTGACAACTGGGCCACAAAGGTGGCAACGGGCGACTTTGGCGAGGCGGCTCCCGAAATGGGAGGCAGCGCAGGTCGCTTCGCAGAGCATCTGAAGGATGTCGTGGACCAGCTCAAGCACAACAAGGGCTACCTTCAGGGGGTCCTGAACGGACTCCCGATTCCCTGTGCCACCGTTGACACGGACCAGAACATCACTTTTCTCAACCGCGAATGTCTTCAGATGATGTCCCTTGACCGGGACCCTGCCGAGTATCACGGCAGGAACCTCTCGCAGGTGTTCTACAAGGACGACCGTGACGCGCTCATCAAGAAGTGCATGACCACCGGCGAGAAGTGGCACAACGTGGAGGCGACCTTCAGGGCGGACGATGGACGCGACGTCCCCGTTCTGGCGAACCTCTGTCCTCTGACGGATCTTGACGGCAAGATCGTCGGCGGAATGTGCCTGTACCTTGATATGACCGAGATGCGCGAGCGCGAACGGCAGATAACCGAGCAGAATGAATGTCTCGGCACCGCCGCGTTCGAAGCACGTGATATTTCCGACCGTCTGGCTGCCGCCGCCGAACAGCTTTCCCGAGCTGTGGCAAGTGCCCAGGAGGGTGCGGCGGAGCAGAGGGAACGGACCTCCGAAACCGCGACGGCGATGGAGGAGATGAATGCCACTGTCGGCGAGGTCGCGCAGCACGCCAATGCTGCGGCCGAATCCGCCGACACGGCGCAACAGCAGGCTCAGAGCGGGTCCGGCATCGTGGCCGAAGTAGTATCGGCCATCCACGAAGTCCAGTCCAATGCCGACACGCTCAAGGAGTCCATGGTCGTCCTCGGTACTCAGGCCGAGGACATCGGCAAGGTCCTTGTCGTCATCGAGGACATTGCCGACCAGACCAACCTGCTGGCACTGAATGCCGCCATTGAAGCCGCCCGCGCAGGAGAAGCGGGACGCGGCTTCGCGGTGGTTGCCGACGAGGTGCGCAAGCTGGCCGAAAAGACCATGCAGGCCACCAAGGAAGTCGGTGAAGCGATCGTCGCCATTCAGGATGGTGCGAAGCAGAACGTAGGCGCCACGGAAAAGGCCGCCCAGTCCGTGTTGAGGAGCACGGAGCTGGCGACCGATTCCGGTCAGGCGCTGGAACGCATCGTTACGGAGTGCGAACAGACGGCCGACCGTGTGAGGAGCATTGCGACGGCCGCCGAACAGCAGTCCGCAGCGAGCGAGCAGATCAATCGCGCCACACTTGAAGTTAGCGAGATCGCTGGCAAAGTGGACGAGGCGATGGAGCACTCCGCATACTCCGTGCAGGAGCTTTCGGAGCTTGCTTCATCACTTGTGGGACTGATCAACCAGATGAAAACCGAAGAGTCCGCCGGAAAGAAATAG
- a CDS encoding acetate kinase → MKTLVINSGSSSIKYQLFDMTDESVLCSGVIERIGEKEGVLNHKIAPDTDKAEKVSVEQPIPDHEVGMNLAIDLICGENGVVKDKSEIDAIGHRIVHGGEKFSKPTLVDENVFKELEKVVPLAPLHNPGHLAGMRVTTDLFPDVPQVVVMDTAYHQTLPEKAYMYALPYELYKEMSIRRYGFHGTSHKFVARETAKVLGKPVEECNIITVHLGNGCSMTATEKGKAVDTSMGITPLEGLVMGTRSGDVDPALHALLGRNKGMSLEEVDTLLNKESGLKGMCGMNDMRDIHAAIEEGNERAEMALAVQTYRTKKYIGSFMAVLGHVDAIVFTAGIGENDAIVRERSVEGLEALGVKIDKELNDCRASEPVKISTEDSAVELWVVPTNEELAIARDTLAVVKS, encoded by the coding sequence ATGAAAACTCTCGTAATCAACTCCGGCAGCTCCTCCATCAAGTATCAGCTCTTCGACATGACGGACGAGTCCGTCCTCTGTTCGGGCGTTATCGAGCGCATCGGTGAAAAGGAAGGCGTTCTGAATCACAAGATCGCTCCGGACACCGACAAGGCCGAAAAGGTCAGCGTGGAGCAGCCGATTCCCGACCATGAAGTGGGAATGAACCTCGCCATCGACCTCATCTGCGGCGAGAACGGCGTGGTCAAGGACAAGTCCGAGATCGACGCCATCGGTCACCGCATCGTTCACGGCGGTGAAAAGTTCTCCAAGCCCACTCTCGTTGACGAGAACGTCTTCAAGGAACTGGAAAAGGTCGTGCCCCTGGCGCCGCTGCACAACCCCGGCCACCTCGCCGGCATGCGCGTCACCACCGACCTCTTCCCCGATGTTCCGCAGGTGGTCGTCATGGACACCGCCTACCATCAGACTCTGCCCGAAAAGGCGTACATGTACGCGCTGCCGTACGAACTGTACAAAGAAATGAGCATCCGCCGTTACGGCTTCCACGGCACCTCCCACAAGTTCGTGGCGCGTGAAACCGCCAAGGTGCTGGGCAAGCCGGTGGAAGAGTGCAACATCATCACCGTCCACCTCGGCAACGGTTGCTCCATGACCGCCACCGAGAAGGGCAAGGCCGTGGACACTTCCATGGGCATCACGCCGCTTGAGGGCCTCGTGATGGGCACCCGTTCCGGCGACGTGGACCCTGCGCTGCACGCCCTGCTGGGCCGCAACAAGGGCATGAGCCTGGAAGAAGTGGATACGCTTCTCAACAAGGAATCCGGCCTCAAGGGAATGTGTGGCATGAACGACATGCGCGACATCCATGCGGCCATTGAAGAAGGTAATGAACGCGCTGAAATGGCTCTGGCCGTCCAGACCTATCGCACCAAGAAGTACATCGGATCCTTCATGGCCGTTCTCGGTCATGTCGACGCCATTGTTTTTACTGCGGGCATTGGCGAAAACGATGCGATTGTACGCGAGAGGTCTGTTGAAGGGCTGGAGGCGCTCGGCGTCAAAATAGACAAGGAACTGAACGACTGCCGCGCTTCCGAACCCGTGAAGATCAGCACCGAAGACAGCGCCGTGGAGCTCTGGGTGGTTCCCACCAACGAAGAGCTTGCCATCGCTCGCGACACGCTCGCGGTAGTCAAGTCCTAA
- a CDS encoding substrate-binding periplasmic protein, giving the protein MKRVVVLLLLITWTVWVLPKTACARETVRMATLEWPPYAGENLPGQGASIMVAKEAFAAVGIELKVSFYPWKRAVDHGLNMNGFIGYLPEYDADRLDMVCHLSERMGDSPLGVVERVDEPLEWEKVEDLGIYTLGVVDGYVNTPRFDTLMNLGVLDVEKVTDDATNIRKVQGGRIDGAVMDRNVFLYLADTEDTIRRERYLVRFGPRLLADNGLYACFRKTPDGKRLRDAFNRGLSRIDYRAIQDKYIENALGDWRY; this is encoded by the coding sequence ATGAAGCGCGTCGTTGTGCTGCTTTTGCTGATCACATGGACTGTGTGGGTGTTGCCCAAGACTGCTTGTGCACGGGAAACGGTGCGCATGGCTACGCTGGAATGGCCTCCTTATGCCGGTGAGAATCTGCCGGGGCAGGGAGCGAGCATCATGGTGGCCAAGGAAGCGTTCGCGGCCGTCGGTATTGAGCTGAAGGTGAGTTTCTACCCATGGAAAAGAGCGGTGGATCACGGCCTGAACATGAATGGGTTCATTGGTTACCTCCCCGAATACGACGCGGACCGTCTGGACATGGTTTGCCATCTTTCCGAGCGCATGGGCGACAGCCCGCTTGGGGTAGTGGAGCGCGTCGATGAACCTCTGGAGTGGGAGAAGGTCGAAGACCTCGGCATCTATACGCTGGGTGTGGTGGACGGGTACGTGAACACCCCGAGATTCGATACGCTGATGAATCTGGGCGTGCTGGACGTCGAGAAGGTCACGGACGATGCCACGAACATCAGGAAAGTCCAGGGCGGCCGCATTGACGGAGCCGTAATGGATCGTAACGTTTTTCTCTATCTGGCGGACACCGAGGATACCATTCGTCGCGAGCGGTATCTCGTTCGGTTCGGACCCAGGTTACTCGCCGACAACGGGCTTTACGCCTGCTTCCGCAAAACCCCCGACGGCAAACGCCTGCGCGACGCCTTCAACAGGGGACTCTCCCGCATCGACTACCGCGCCATACAGGACAAGTACATAGAAAACGCGCTTGGCGACTGGCGCTACTGA
- a CDS encoding DUF3369 domain-containing protein, whose product MTASDDLLFRDDEELFGDDEWPAESGVPSTEPWKVLVVDDEEEVHRATRLVLEDFTFDGRGLEFYYAESAAEGLSKLRQHPDTAVILLDVVMETTEAGLEMVRNIRHELNNRLVRIILRTGQPGQAPEQSVIVEYDINDYKEKSELTAQRLFTSMTVALRTHRDMLILDRNRLGLQQIIEASYDLFGMRSIRQLAMGVLNQLTGTLGMGGDALFLQARQPAESYADAEYSIVAGTGKFAHCTEHVEERYICLEHGISDIVNEAIERRKSIMRGDLYVGVFPSSGDVLNMVYLECKGGCASSVDDRLIGLFSRNVSVAVNNVRLNDELVQTKQDVVQRLGEALERREHRAGRHVRRVSEMAALLGRLVGMGEGEVERLRLATPMHDVGKVGIPDAILGKPGPLSEQERAVAQKHSVIGYNLLGGAAESLQGDAAIIAGQHHENWDGSGYPEGLSGEQIHMFARIVALCDVFDTVLHDRVYAEPWSVEDAVAYILKNRGVSFDPSLVDLFRDNLQDFQEIQRLYPDS is encoded by the coding sequence ATGACCGCTTCCGACGATCTTCTTTTCCGGGACGACGAAGAACTGTTCGGGGATGATGAGTGGCCCGCAGAAAGCGGCGTTCCCTCGACAGAGCCCTGGAAGGTTCTGGTCGTGGATGACGAGGAAGAGGTGCACCGCGCCACGCGGCTGGTTTTGGAGGACTTTACGTTCGACGGCCGCGGGCTGGAATTTTACTATGCCGAGAGTGCCGCGGAGGGCCTGAGCAAACTGCGTCAACACCCTGATACAGCAGTTATCCTGCTGGATGTTGTCATGGAGACGACGGAAGCGGGGCTGGAGATGGTCAGGAATATTCGACACGAGCTGAACAACCGGCTGGTGCGGATAATCCTGCGCACCGGACAGCCCGGACAGGCTCCTGAACAGTCGGTCATCGTCGAGTACGACATCAACGATTACAAGGAAAAGTCCGAGCTGACCGCACAGCGGTTGTTCACTTCCATGACGGTGGCCCTGCGCACACATCGGGACATGCTGATACTCGATCGTAACCGCCTCGGTCTGCAACAGATCATCGAAGCGTCCTACGACCTGTTCGGGATGCGTTCCATCAGGCAACTTGCCATGGGAGTCCTGAACCAGCTCACCGGAACGCTTGGCATGGGCGGGGATGCGCTGTTCCTTCAGGCGCGGCAGCCAGCCGAGTCCTATGCGGATGCGGAATATTCCATTGTGGCCGGGACAGGCAAGTTCGCGCACTGCACGGAACATGTGGAAGAGCGATATATCTGTCTGGAGCACGGCATATCGGACATCGTCAATGAAGCAATCGAACGGCGCAAGAGCATCATGCGAGGTGATCTCTACGTCGGTGTGTTTCCTTCCAGTGGCGACGTGTTGAACATGGTCTATCTGGAGTGCAAGGGCGGCTGTGCTTCGAGCGTCGATGACCGCCTCATCGGGCTGTTTTCACGGAATGTTTCCGTGGCGGTGAACAATGTACGCCTGAATGACGAGCTGGTGCAGACCAAGCAGGACGTGGTGCAGCGGCTCGGCGAGGCCCTTGAGCGCAGGGAGCACCGCGCGGGCCGTCATGTGAGGCGAGTCTCGGAAATGGCCGCGCTGCTCGGCAGGCTCGTGGGCATGGGGGAAGGCGAGGTGGAACGCCTCAGGCTGGCGACGCCCATGCACGACGTCGGCAAGGTCGGTATCCCGGATGCCATTCTGGGCAAGCCGGGACCGCTCTCGGAGCAGGAGCGCGCAGTGGCGCAGAAGCACAGTGTCATCGGCTACAATCTGCTAGGCGGTGCGGCCGAGTCGTTGCAGGGTGATGCTGCGATCATCGCCGGGCAGCATCACGAAAACTGGGACGGCAGCGGATATCCGGAAGGTTTGAGCGGAGAACAGATTCACATGTTCGCCAGAATTGTGGCCTTGTGCGACGTGTTCGACACCGTGCTGCACGACAGGGTTTATGCCGAGCCCTGGAGTGTGGAGGACGCCGTGGCGTACATCCTCAAGAACCGCGGTGTCAGCTTTGATCCGAGTCTAGTGGACCTGTTCCGGGATAATCTTCAGGATTTTCAGGAAATCCAGCGGCTGTATCCTGATTCATGA